The proteins below come from a single Juglans regia cultivar Chandler chromosome 12, Walnut 2.0, whole genome shotgun sequence genomic window:
- the LOC108985771 gene encoding transcription factor HEC2-like — protein sequence MDVDMLKSSTGDHMEVMTMMMQMEERLPEFCDSFYNASTYPSGIEFSSGSTSCSIATIPPVFHSAPINNLAPPTLINIQPSSLPFIGNPNIDQEPLNTPPLQAHVVSERFRNASVDALSLRNSSEKKNSSMAAMREMIFRIAAMQPIHIDPESVKPPKRRNVKISKDPQSVAARHRRERISERIRILQRLVPGGTKMDTASMLDEAIHYVKFLKKQVQTLEQAGANRTLQGGGFPGMITSSVSNANYSSLVKACQPAQMVLGPMGL from the coding sequence ATGGATGTTGACATGCTAAAGTCATCCACAGGGGATCACATGGAGGTGATGACAATGATGATGCAAATGGAAGAAAGGCTTCCCGAGTTCTGTGACTCTTTCTATAATGCTTCCACGTACCCATCTGGAATCGAATTCTCCAGTGGAAGCACCAGCTGCAGCATTGCCACCATACCACCCGTATTCCACAGCGCCCCAATTAATAATTTAGCTCCACCCACGCTGATAAATATTCAACCTTCCTCCCTACCATTCATTGGGAATCCCAATATCGATCAAGAGCCCTTGAATACACCACCTCTTCAAGCCCATGTTGTGTCAGAGAGATTCAGGAATGCTTCCGTTGATGCATTATCGCTCAGGAATTCAAGTGAGAAGAAGAACTCGTCCATGGCAGCAATGAGAGAGATGATTTTTCGGATAGCAGCGATGCAACCGATTCATATAGACCCAGAATCGGTGAAGCCGCCTAAGCGCAGGAACGTGAAGATCTCTAAAGATCCACAGAGCGTGGCAGCGAGGCACAGGAGGGAACGGATAAGCGAGAGGATAAGGATTCTGCAGAGACTAGTTCCAGGAGGGACGAAAATGGATACGGCTTCCATGTTAGATGAAGCTATACATTACGTGAAGTTCTTGAAGAAACAAGTGCAAACTTTGGAACAAGCCGGGGCGAACAGGACACTGCAGGGTGGTGGTTTCCCAGGAATGATCACGAGTAGTGTGAGCAATGCGAATTACTCTAGTTTGGTGAAAGCTTGCCAGCCTGCTCAAATGGTGCTGGGTCCCATGGGCTTGTAA